The Lysobacter enzymogenes DNA segment GTAGCCCAGTGACAGGCCGCCGCTGGCCGGGTCGAACACGGTCTTGGGCCGGTAGTCGAGGTCGTAGCTGCGGCTCAACGTGCGGCCGTTGCCGTAGGTCCAGCCAGTGACCGGGCCGAAGGGCTCGTACGCGGTGTTGTTGAGCAGCACGGTGCGGGTACCGCCGTAGGGACGCACGCCGACTTCCTTGATCCGGCCCTGAGCGTTGCGCACGTAGTCGACGGTGGTGCCGTCGGGATACGTGGTCGTGTAGAGCTGGCCGGCCATGTTGTAGGCGTAGCGCAGGACGAAGCTCTTGCTGTCGACCGTCTGCACCTTGCGCACCACGCGGCCGAAGCGGTCGTAGCAGTACTTGAGCTCGGTGCCTTCGGTGCGCGTCGCGGCAAGGCGGCCCTTGGCGAAGGTCTCGCCGGCGGCGCAGACGCTGGAGGCCGTGTCGTAATCGTATTCGACGTCGGCCGGGCCGCTGGCGGTGTAGAAGATCGCAGTCGGGCGGCTCAACGCGTCGTAGCTGTAACGATGGGCGACGGTGTCGTTGGCGTCCTTCTTGGTCGCAAGCAGGCCGGCGGCGTTGTAGGTGTAGTCGGTGACGCCGGTGTCGGGGCTGGTGAGTTTGGTGCGGTCGCCGAAGCCGTTGTACGCGTAGAGCGTGTTCAGGCCCTTGGGATCGGTGACCTGGGTGACCTGGTCGAGCGCGTTGTACTGCAGCTTGGTTTCGACGGCGAGGCCGTCGACGTCCTGCAGGGTGCGGGTCAGACGGTTGAGCGGGTCGTAAGCATTTTCGGTCTTGCGCCCCAGCGCGTCAGTGACGCTGTCCGGATTACCGTTGGCGTCGTAGCCGTAACCGGTGGCGTTCTGCGCGGAGTCCTTGAGGAAGCGCAACTGGCTGAACGCGTCGTAGACCCGCGACAGGGTCTTGCGCAGGGTGGTGCCGCCGGCCTTGATGTCCTCCTGCTTGCGGTTGCCGTCGCCGTCGAGGGTGTAGATCAGCTTGTTGCCGGCGTTGTCGCCGATGCCGGTCAGGCGATGGGCGGGGTCGTAGGTGTATTGGGTGTAGACGCCGCCGGGCAGCGTCACCTTGCGCACCAGTTGGGTCGGCCAGTACTCGATGCGAGTGATCTGGTCGTCGGTCTCGACGCTATTATCGGCGCCGCGCACTTTGGTAGCGATCACCAGGCCGCGGGCGTCGTATTCCAGGTCGGTGACCACGCCGTTGGCGTCCAGCGACGACAGCGGCCGGCCCAGCGGATCGTAGCCGAGGATCTCGGTGGTCTGGCCGACCGCGTTGATGATCTTGCGCAGGTCGCCCTTGCGGTAGGTGCATAGCGCGGGTTGGGTGGCGCAGGCGCTGTCGTCGCTGCCGAAGTACTGGTAGCTGACGATATCGCTGACGTCGCTGCGCGGGCCGTCGACGGACTTCAGCACCCCCAGGGTCGGACAGGCGCTGTTCGCCGCGGCAACGTCGGCCGCTTCGCAGTACGCGTACGTCGTGGTGCGCACTTCGTTGGTGAGGGTATCGCGCACAGCGACGGTGGCGGGCTGCAGGCGGGCGTTGCGGGTAATGCGGGTCTCGCGGCTCCCCGCTACCGTCAGCAGCACGCGGTTGCTGGCGATGTCGGTTCGCGACTGACTAATGCGTTCGTCCGGCAAGCCGACGGCTTCCTTGACGGTGTGGGTCCGCGCCGGCTGGCCGGTGACCGCGTCGTTGGCTTCGCTGTAGGTGTGCTGCGTGAGCGTGCCGCGCCGGTCGGTGACGCTGCTCAGGCGCCGGCGGAAGTCGGTGGATTCGGGCAGGAACGTGCGCGCGACGGTTCCGCGCACGTCGCTGAAGGCGTTGAGTTTGCGCGGCAGGCCGCTGGCGCCGGCGGCATCCAGCCCGTAGGTCATGACGTTGCCGAGCGTGTCCGTGACCACGGAGCCGCCCGTGGCCGGATAACTCAAGGTCGCCAGGTCGGCGCCGCCGGCATGGGTGGTGGACACGACCCGCGCCTTGGCGTCGTAGGCGAAGGTGCTGTAACGCTGCCCGTCCTCGCGGGTCACGCCGGTCAGGAAGCGCGGATAGCGCGCGTCCTCGTAGTGATAGGTGCGCGTGCCGCCGCCGGGATAGGCAACGGTTTCGACCTGCCCGCCCGTGGTGTAGGTGTAGCTCGCCAGCGCGACGCCGGCCGAGCGAAGGGCGAGGATGCGCGCATCCTCGCGGTCGCCGTCGTACTCGAACGCGAGGCTGCGGCCGCTGCTGTGCGCGATCGTCGTCAGGCGCCGCGAACCGTCGTAGGCATAGTTCAGCGCGGTACCGTCCTGCAGGCGTTGCTCGATCAGGCGCCCCGCCGCATTGAAGCGAAGGACGCGATCCGGACGGTACAGCAGCCAGTCGGCGCCATCGGCGGCGATGCGGTCGCCGCTGCCGTCGTCGGCCTCATAGGCCGCGCCCACGGCGGTGAACGAAATCTGCGAGCCGTCGGCGTCGATCAAGCCCATGCGGAACGTCTGGTTCGGATCGGCCGGATCGACGCCCATGGCCAACTGGATATTGTGCGAATGCGTCCAGCCGTCGCCGAAGCCGCTGCGGCCGGCCGAGGCCATCGAATGGAAATGGCGGTCGAATGCGATCCAGCCGAGGTCGAAATCCGCGGCCGGCTCGGACTTGTCGCCGGTGGTCGGATCGCAGGGGTTCTTGATCGGGCACTCGTTCTTGGGCAGCGGTGCCGTTTCGTAGGCCAATTGCAGGCCGGCGCAGGCTTGTTTCTCCTCGTCCCAGAACAGCATCAGACTGTCCGGGCAGGCGACGTCGCGCTGACGCTCCAGTGAGCCGGAAAGGCCGACGGTATCGCATTGGCTGCCGGTCCAGGCCGAACGGGTACCGGTGTAGGAGCCGAATCCCTGCATGTCGGTCCTGCCGTCGTCCCAGTAGAGTTCCTCGCTCCAATCCGGCGCGATCTGGATCGTCGTGGCGGCCGGGCAGCCTTCGTTCGCGCTCTCCTGGTTCCAACGCTGGAGGAGCTGCGCCTTCAGCGCCTCGACGGAACCGACTTCGGTGGGATTTGAGACATTGGCATCGGTGTAGCGCCACGGATCGATCGTCGGCGGCCGCGGCACGAACTCGTACTGGTAGACCGTCTTGTTGCCGGAAACGACATTGCCGGCCAGAAACAACTGCGAGTCGACGCCGCCTCCGGATGCAATGAATTCCTTGATCTTTTCCTGCGCGGCGGCTTCGGTCAGTTGCGGCTCCATCGGCACGATGTTGCTGGTCCACAGCCTGCCAGCCTCCTGGGCCTGGACATTGGCGCTGAGCGCGGCGAGCACCGATACCGTCAACGTCGCCAGCAGCGGGCGGCCACGGCCGATGTTCGAAGTTCCTTTTCTTCTCGACATCACAGTCTCCTTGGTTGGGCAGTCAGGTGCCCGGATTGCAACGCACGCGCGGCCGTTCGCAGGCGCCAGAATGCATGGCGGCGAACGTTTTTCGAAACAGAAAGGGACTTGCGGATTGCAGGACGCGAACCGGACCCATCGCGCCCGCTGTTCGACTGCACAGGAATGCATTCGCGTCCGATTCGCCGCAGCGTCACGCGAGGTCGGGCAAATGGATTGATCGCGCGAAGCGATGAAGGCCTCATATGACATATCCGTGTCTGGCGCAAAACCGGCCGCGATGTCCTTGCGGCGGATGGGGCCATGATGGTCCCGTCGGGCATCGCGGGCAATAGGCGCTCGACGCGATCACTAGCCAAACGCGGAGCAACGCTTAAGCCTCAAGCGGTTTCGACGCGTAATGAATTGTGCATTTGCTTAGGCACGGCGCGATCGCCTGCCTACCCGTCGCCCCGCCGCTTTGCCGACTCTGGCGAGGCTTGCTTGCCCGCCCTGCCCGAACGACACCGCTGGCCCGAACCGTCCCATTTCCGCCAGCCCGCGCAACGCCGCGCGGGCGTAGGCTCGATGCACGCGCCGTCGGCGCGGCGCGGCGATCCCGCGCAGGATCATGGAGTGGAGATGGATATGAATCGCGAAAAAGCCGAACAGGTCGCGGCGCATCTCGCCGCGGGGATGCTGGCCAGCGGGCAGTACGCCATGAGCGAGGACACCGGCGGCGACGCCGAGTTCGTCGCGTCGTTGTACAACGCCATCGTCGACAAGCTGGTCGCCGCGCGCGCGGGCGACGCCGGCGGTTGAGGCGCGACTCACGGGAGACGGCCTTCGCCGCGCCCCGTGCATGTGCCGCGTTGCGCGCGCTGCCTGCGGCGTGCGTGCACATCGAACGGCGGCGGCGCAGTCGGCCCGCCGCCGTTTTCGTTTCAGGCCATCGGCAATGCGAGCACTTCGTCGGTGCTGAGAATCGCGCCGAAGGTGTCGTCGATGCTCGCCAGCGCGGCGCGGTGCAGGTCCGTGTGCGGCAGCACGCGGCCTTCGCCGGTGTCGAGGTCGCGGGTGGCGCAGGCATCGCTTGCGACGATCACTTCGTAACCCAACGGCACCGCGTCGCGCGCTGCGCCGGCAACGCAAGCGTGGGTCATCAGGCCGGCGATCAGCAGGCTCCGGATGCCGTCGCGCTGCAGTTGCCGATGCAGATCGGTGGTCGGGAACACGCTGACCGAGCTCTTGCGCACGACGCGGTGATGCGCCGCGGGTTGCAGGTCGGCGTGGAAACGCACGCTGTCGCTGTCCTCGGCGAAGATCGGCGTGCCCGGCGGGGTTACGTGCTGGACGTGATAGACGACGATGCCGTTGGCATCGGCGCGGTCGATCAGGCGACGCGCGTTGGCCAGCGCCTGCGCGCCGTCGGGGACCGGCATGCGGCCGCTGAAGTATTCGTTCTGGAAATCGATGACCAGCAGCGCGGTCTTGCCGGCGGGCAGCGATTGCGGCGCGGCGGCGCCGGCGATGGTGCGGATGGTGGGATGGTTCATGACGGATTCCGTGGTGGGCGATGGGCAAGCCGCGCCCGTCCGGCGGCGATGGGCCGTCGGTTGTTCGCGACAAGGGGGCGTTGCGGTCGTCGTCCGCATGCGCTCGATGGCGGCCGCGGCGGCTGGAGCGAACTCTAGGCGCGGCGCCGCGGGGCGGCAATTAAGCCGAATGCTGGACGCTTAAACGATCGTCCACGGCGGCGCTGCCGCGACGCGTCGCGCCGGCCCGCGCCGCGACGCTTCACCTCGCCTCGCGCCTTCGCGCCGCGCCCGGCGGCTCGCCGGCAATGGAACGGAACGCCAGGTGCATGCCGACCACGCTCGCGTAGCCGACCTGTTGCGCGACCGCCTCCTGCGGCAGGTCGGTCGTACGCAGCAGGCGCCGCGCCTCGGCGACGCGGATGCGCGCCAGGTGCCGCGCGGGCGGCTCGCCGACCAGCGCGTTGAAGCGCGCCGACAGCGCCGACTTCGACAGGCCGGCGTGCGCGGCCAGTTCCTCCAGCGAGCATTTCTCGCCGAAGTGGGTGTACATGTAGTACAGGCAGCGCGCGATGCGCGGGTCGCGCAAGGCCGTGTCGGCCTGCTCCTCGCCCGCGCGCACGGCGCCGGCGACGGCCAGTTCCAGGGCCAACGCGTAAATCAGTTCCAGCGCGCGCAGCAGCACCGGGTTGCGCAACGCGGCGGCGCGTTCGAGCTCGCGGCTGAGGCCGTGCAGCGCGTGGCTCAGCATCGGTTCGCCGGCGATCGCCGCGGCCGGCGCGATCATCACCGGCGCGAACAGCCGGCACAGCGGCATCGCGCTGGTCGCGTCGTAGTGCAGGCCGGCGCAGAGCACGCGCGGCGCCGCGTCGCCGTGCGCGTCGGCCGCTTCGCCGCGCAGCAACGCGGCCGGCAGTTCGGCGTCGACCGCCGCGCCGCCCATGCGTTCGGCCACGCTGTGCGGCAACAACGCGAGATCGCCCTCCTGCAGCACCAGCGCGCGGCCGCGGTCGTCGAGTTCGGCGCGGCCGCGTGCGGCATACACGAACAAGGCGTTGGCCGAATCCGCGCCGCCCTCGCGCCAGCGCTGCGGGCGTCCGCTCTCGCACACGAAGCGCGCTTCCAGCCTGACCCGGGTCAGCAGTGCGATCAGCAGGTCGGCTTGTTGCAGCATGGGGGAATTAGGCGGCTACGCGGGACAGGGTGCGCCGACGATAAGCCAGCCGCGACGGCGATGTCAGCGCCGCATGCGCAACGGCCCGGCGCGGCAACGTCGCAGGCGCCCGGCGATGCGCCGGCGGCAAGCGCCGGGCGCATCGCAAGGACGCGATCCCGCGTAGCGAGCGCCAGGAACAGACGGCGCGAACGCGGCGATTACGCGCCGGGCACCCTCGGCGCGCTCAGTACGAACCCACCGGCCGCGGCCGCGGCTCGAACATCGGCACGACCGTGCCGGTCGCCGCGCTGCCGTCGGCCTTCCACACCAGCGTCTCGGCCGGGAATTCCTCCTTGCGCGTCATCGCATCGACCTGCTTGGCGATCAACTGCGCGGCGCCCTGGACCTCGGGGTTCCAGGCGAACACGCCCACCTGGCCGTACCACACCGCCGGCGTGGCGGCATCGAGGCGGCGGTCGGGGCACATCGTGTAGTTGCGCTGGGCCAGCACCCGCAGCGCGCCGACCGGGACCGCGCGCACGCCCGGCGTGGTGCGCTCCTTGGAATGGCCGGGGCACAGGCGCGAGGCCTTGGCGATGGCCGATTCGTAGACTTCGTTGTCGCTCTGCGCGTGGGCGGCGCCGGCGCCGAGCAACAGCGCGGCGGCGAGCGGAAGCAACAGGCGGCGTGAAGCGAGGCGGCGCGAAGCGGGACGGGGCGAAGCGGGGCGCGACGTGGCAAAGCTCGACATGGCGAAACTCCTTGTTCGGCGACTGCGAGGGGCATCGGGGGATGCCCGCGGGGCATGGCCCGGCGCGGATCCGATCCGCGCCGCGATGGGCCGCCGGCAGGATAGCCAATGCGTCTGCGGGGAATGTGAGGACGAAGTTAGCCGGGAGCGGGGCCGGCATCGTCCAGGCACGCAGCGCGCGTTCGCCGCGGGTATCGGCGACGGTCGCCGACGTCGCGCCGTGGCGAGCGTCCGCGTCGCGAAAAAAAAGCGGGAGGAGCATTCGCTCCTCCCGCCATAGTCGTCGCGCCGCACGGATGCCGATGCGGCGGGCCCGGCCTGCGGGCGCGCCGCTCAGCGGCCGGCGTCGTTGCTTCCGGTCGACTGCGTCGTGGCCTGCGCGACCGGTGCGTCGCCGTCCACCGCCGCGGCCGTTCCCACGCGCGCGCTGCCCGGCGAGTACGACAGCAACAAGCCAAAGCTGGTGCCGGCGTCCAGGCCGCTGGCGTGCTGGCGACGCAGCAGCAGCGACAGGCGCCAGCGCTGCGCCAGCTCCATGTCCATGCCCGCGCCGTAGCTCAGCGCGTTGTCGCCGTAGCTGCGCAGCCGCAGCAGGTAGTCGTTGGCGGCCGGCAGGATCACGTAGTTCAGGCGCACGTCGCTGCGATCCTCCAGCGCTTGCCGGTACTCGATCGTCCAGAACGGGCGGAACACGTTGCCGCGCGCGGTCAGGATCGGGAAGCTGCCTTCCAGGCCCAGCGCGGCGCCGCTGTTTTCCACGGTCTGCGAACCGTAATTCAGGTCGTAGATGCCGAGCCCGGTTTCGCGGTAGCCGTCGAGCTTGGTGCGGCTGCCGTCGAGGCGGCCGTAACCGGTCAGCAGCAGGCCGCTGGCGCTGCCGTGCTCGTAGCCGGCGGTCAGCGAACCGAACACCTGGTCGCCTTCGCGATCGGCCGTGGCGATGGCTCCGGCGGTGGCGCTGTAGCGGCGGATGTCGTAGTCCAGCCGTCCCCAGCCGAGGGTGCCGTCGACGAACCAGCGCTCGCTCGGACGCCACAGGCCGTACAGCGACAGCGCGCGCTGACGCGCTTCGATCTTGGAGCGGCCGTCGTCGAGATCGGTGTCGTTCCAGCCGTAGCCACCGGCCACGCCGAGCAGGAAGCGCTCGCCGATGCGCCAGTCGGCGCCGACGGTGAGGCCGTCGCTCTGGAAGTCGAAGCCGTCGCTGCGCGCGTTGCGGTCGCGCTGGCCGTTGCTGATGGTGCCGGCCGTCCACAGGCCCCAGCCCTGCGGCAGGCGCGAGCCGTCGATCTGCGCGATCTGCTCGCCGCTCAGCGACAGGCCGCCGCCGGCGCGGGTGTTGTAGCTCAGCGCGATGCCGTTGCTGGTGCGGTTGGCGCCGGCGTAGCGCTGCTGACGCAGACGGTCGTTGATGTTGGACTGCTGCGCGGTGGCGAAACGCACCGCGGCGTCGGTCTGCGCCTGCAGGCCGCCGACCACGCTGGGATCGCGGGTCGGGTCGGGCCGGC contains these protein-coding regions:
- a CDS encoding RHS repeat-associated core domain-containing protein, which gives rise to MSRRKGTSNIGRGRPLLATLTVSVLAALSANVQAQEAGRLWTSNIVPMEPQLTEAAAQEKIKEFIASGGGVDSQLFLAGNVVSGNKTVYQYEFVPRPPTIDPWRYTDANVSNPTEVGSVEALKAQLLQRWNQESANEGCPAATTIQIAPDWSEELYWDDGRTDMQGFGSYTGTRSAWTGSQCDTVGLSGSLERQRDVACPDSLMLFWDEEKQACAGLQLAYETAPLPKNECPIKNPCDPTTGDKSEPAADFDLGWIAFDRHFHSMASAGRSGFGDGWTHSHNIQLAMGVDPADPNQTFRMGLIDADGSQISFTAVGAAYEADDGSGDRIAADGADWLLYRPDRVLRFNAAGRLIEQRLQDGTALNYAYDGSRRLTTIAHSSGRSLAFEYDGDREDARILALRSAGVALASYTYTTGGQVETVAYPGGGTRTYHYEDARYPRFLTGVTREDGQRYSTFAYDAKARVVSTTHAGGADLATLSYPATGGSVVTDTLGNVMTYGLDAAGASGLPRKLNAFSDVRGTVARTFLPESTDFRRRLSSVTDRRGTLTQHTYSEANDAVTGQPARTHTVKEAVGLPDERISQSRTDIASNRVLLTVAGSRETRITRNARLQPATVAVRDTLTNEVRTTTYAYCEAADVAAANSACPTLGVLKSVDGPRSDVSDIVSYQYFGSDDSACATQPALCTYRKGDLRKIINAVGQTTEILGYDPLGRPLSSLDANGVVTDLEYDARGLVIATKVRGADNSVETDDQITRIEYWPTQLVRKVTLPGGVYTQYTYDPAHRLTGIGDNAGNKLIYTLDGDGNRKQEDIKAGGTTLRKTLSRVYDAFSQLRFLKDSAQNATGYGYDANGNPDSVTDALGRKTENAYDPLNRLTRTLQDVDGLAVETKLQYNALDQVTQVTDPKGLNTLYAYNGFGDRTKLTSPDTGVTDYTYNAAGLLATKKDANDTVAHRYSYDALSRPTAIFYTASGPADVEYDYDTASSVCAAGETFAKGRLAATRTEGTELKYCYDRFGRVVRKVQTVDSKSFVLRYAYNMAGQLYTTTYPDGTTVDYVRNAQGRIKEVGVRPYGGTRTVLLNNTAYEPFGPVTGWTYGNGRTLSRSYDLDYRPKTVFDPASGGLSLGYGYNTVGELTELKDGLLATTQAKYDYDTLGRLTVTRDGTDINETALDTYGYDKTGNRTSLLHGGITDTYVYPANSHRLSSVAGVARSYDAVGNTTSIGGAAKEFVYNANDRMQQVKQGGVVTMGYRYNAKGERVAATNGGVGAVSVYTLYDEAGHWIGDYDGAGAAVQQAVWFDDAPVGLVVGSGVAQSLKYVQPDHLGTPRAVIDPQWNVAIWAWDAKSEVFGSSPPNQDPDLDGVAFTFALRLPGQRHDSVSGLAYNYYRDYDPALGRYVQSDPIGLAGGLSTYAYAHASPLTRVDPLGLEDFDECRSRLELDAAMAQTRMPYDFFGAAKTINVLRNHRAGGRFDYKVNNQDDTFALSGVKYAADAFGNFVAGYMSAWYGLGGYQATRVVGIYFDYLDEDGFGWDLDSVDDINDGYRLGVKEILTGRREDCGCGG
- a CDS encoding cysteine hydrolase family protein; translation: MNHPTIRTIAGAAAPQSLPAGKTALLVIDFQNEYFSGRMPVPDGAQALANARRLIDRADANGIVVYHVQHVTPPGTPIFAEDSDSVRFHADLQPAAHHRVVRKSSVSVFPTTDLHRQLQRDGIRSLLIAGLMTHACVAGAARDAVPLGYEVIVASDACATRDLDTGEGRVLPHTDLHRAALASIDDTFGAILSTDEVLALPMA
- a CDS encoding helix-turn-helix domain-containing protein, which gives rise to MLQQADLLIALLTRVRLEARFVCESGRPQRWREGGADSANALFVYAARGRAELDDRGRALVLQEGDLALLPHSVAERMGGAAVDAELPAALLRGEAADAHGDAAPRVLCAGLHYDATSAMPLCRLFAPVMIAPAAAIAGEPMLSHALHGLSRELERAAALRNPVLLRALELIYALALELAVAGAVRAGEEQADTALRDPRIARCLYYMYTHFGEKCSLEELAAHAGLSKSALSARFNALVGEPPARHLARIRVAEARRLLRTTDLPQEAVAQQVGYASVVGMHLAFRSIAGEPPGAARRREAR